In Euphorbia lathyris chromosome 10, ddEupLath1.1, whole genome shotgun sequence, a single genomic region encodes these proteins:
- the LOC136208977 gene encoding uncharacterized protein, with protein MEFRSSIFLSFSILSFFLSALPSSSSSSSHHIIPKFPSSITHPEKQISVSSKKSNGLYREKFFTQILDHFNFNPQSYQMFQQRYLINDTFWGGGGANKNSPIFMYTGNEGDIDWFAQNTGFMFDIAPKFKALLVFVEHRYYGKSMPYGGNKKVAYKNASTLGYLTSTQALADYATLITDLKANLSAVDSPVVVFGGSYGGMLAAWFRLKYPHITIGALASSAPILGFINITSPYSFTDIVTNDFRSESENCYKVIKVSWQQIEDTAAQPGGLEKLRNSFKICKNSIGAGSLENWLYTAWVYTAMTDYPTPSNFLSPMPAYPVKQMCKAIDDPATGNDTFAKLYAAASIYYNYSGTATCFDLDDDSDPHGLAAWSWQACTEMILPTGGNNEESIFPATKWEYNDRAAFCNFTFGIQPRPNWIPIEFGAHDFKRLLRRFGSNIIFFNGLRDPWSGGGVLKDISKSLIALVAEKGAHHVDLRFATSEDPKWLKEVRKKEIKIIAKWLSEYYRDLLNTY; from the exons ATGGAATTCAGGTCCTCcatctttctttccttttcaaTTTTATCCTTCTTCCTTTCAGCCCTCccatcatcttcatcttcttcttctcatcaCATAATCCCAAAATTCCCTTCCTCAATCACTCATCCTGAGAAACAAATTTCAGTTTCAAGTAAAAAAAGTAATGGATTATACAGAGAAAAGTTCTTTACCCAAATTCTGGATCATTTCAATTTCAATCCTCAAAGTTATCAAATGTTTCAGCAGAGGTACTTGATTAATGATACTTTCtggggaggaggaggagcaaACAAGAATTCTCCAATTTTTATGTATACTGGGAATGAAGGAGATATAGATTGGTTTGCTCAGAATACTGGTTTCATGTTTGATATTGCTCCTAAGTTCAAAGCTCTTCTTGTTTTTGTTGAG CATAGATATTATGGAAAATCAATGCCATATGGAGGAAATAAAAAAGTGGCATATAAAAATGCAAGTACACTTGGTTATCTTACTTCAACACAGGCACTTGCTGATTATGCTACTCTTATTACTGATCTTAAGGCCAATTTATCTGCAGTGGATTCTCCTGTTGTGGTTTTTGGTGGCTCCTATGGAGGAA TGTTGGCAGCATGGTTTAGGTTAAAATATCCACATATTACAATAGGAGCATTGGCATCTTCTGCACCAATTCTTGGCTTTATCAATATTACTTCTCCTTATAGCTTTACTGATATCGTCACCAATGACTTTAGG AGTGAGAGTGAGAATTGTTACAAAGTGATAAAAGTATCATGGCAACAAATTGAAGACACTGCTGCCCAACCTGGTGGCCTTGAAAAACTTCGAAATTCATTTAAAATTTGCAA GAATTCTATAGGTGCAGGATCTCTTGAAAATTGGCTGTATACTGCTTGGGTTTATACAGCTATGACAGATTATCCAACACCATCTAATTTTTTAAGCCCTATGCCGGCTTATCCCGTCAAACAG ATGTGCAAGGCGATTGATGATCCAGCGACCGGAAATGATACGTTTGCAAAGTTATACGCTGCAGCTAGTATTTACTATAACTATTCTGGAACTGCCACGTGTTTCGATCTTGATGACGACTCTGATCCTCACGGCCTCGCTGCATGGTCTTGGCAG GCATGTACAGAGATGATATTGCCAACAGGAGGGAATAATGAGGAGAGCATATTTCCAGCTACAAAATGGGAGTATAATGATAGGGCTGCTTTCTGCAACTTTACCTTTGGCATTCAACCTAGACCCAATTGGATTCCCATTGAATTTGGTGCTCAT GATTTTAAGAGGCTATTGAGAAGATTTGGAAGTAACATCATTTTCTTTAATGGATTAAGAGATCCTTGGAGTGGTGGAGG GGTGCTTAAAGACATATCTAAGAGCTTAATTGCTTTAGTAGCAGAAAAAG gaGCTCATCATGTGGATTTGAGATTTGCAACTAGTGAAGACCCAAAATGGTTGAAGGAAGTGAGGAAAAAAGAGATCAAAATTATAGCCAAGTGGCTCTCTGAATATTATAGAGATTTGCTAAACACATATTAA